A stretch of the Anaeromyxobacter sp. genome encodes the following:
- a CDS encoding phosphate ABC transporter substrate-binding protein codes for MKRIALALAAALSLAPALAQAAVTVKGSDTMVILAQRWAETYMNKNAGKKVQVTGGGSGTGIAALVNGTTDVANSSRPIKADESAKVRDRYNVLPTETAVAKDGLAVYVHESNGVTQLTMAQLESIYLGDVTNWKQVGGADAPVVLYSRENSSGTYVFFKDNVLKGEDFAASAQTLPGTAAVVNAVSKEKNGIGYGGAAYAKGVKEVKIVGKDGQGYLPTAENVKSGKYPLSRALFVYTRGKPSGEAKEFIDYCLSAEGQAVVTTVGYFPVK; via the coding sequence ATGAAGCGTATCGCTCTCGCCCTCGCCGCGGCCCTCAGCCTCGCGCCGGCGCTCGCCCAGGCGGCCGTCACCGTCAAGGGCTCGGACACCATGGTCATCCTGGCCCAGCGCTGGGCCGAGACCTACATGAACAAGAACGCCGGCAAGAAGGTCCAGGTGACCGGCGGCGGCTCGGGCACCGGCATCGCGGCGCTCGTCAACGGCACCACCGACGTGGCCAACTCCTCCCGCCCCATCAAGGCCGACGAGTCTGCCAAGGTGCGCGACCGCTACAACGTGCTGCCGACCGAGACCGCGGTGGCCAAGGACGGCCTGGCGGTCTACGTGCACGAGTCGAACGGCGTGACCCAGCTCACCATGGCCCAGCTCGAGTCGATCTACCTGGGCGACGTCACCAACTGGAAGCAGGTCGGCGGCGCCGACGCCCCCGTGGTCCTCTACTCCCGTGAGAACTCGTCCGGCACCTACGTCTTCTTCAAGGACAACGTCCTCAAGGGCGAGGACTTCGCCGCCAGCGCCCAGACCCTCCCGGGCACCGCGGCGGTGGTCAACGCCGTCTCCAAGGAGAAGAACGGCATCGGCTACGGCGGCGCCGCCTACGCCAAGGGGGTCAAGGAGGTGAAGATCGTCGGCAAGGACGGCCAGGGCTACCTGCCGACCGCCGAGAACGTGAAGAGCGGCAAGTACCCGCTCTCCCGGGCGCTCTTCGTCTACACCCGCGGCAAGCCGTCCGGCGAGGCCAAGGAGTTCATCGACTACTGCCTCTCCGCCGAGGGCCAGGCGGTCGTCACCACGGTGGGCTACTTCCCCGTGAAGTGA